One Angustibacter luteus genomic window carries:
- a CDS encoding LLM class F420-dependent oxidoreductase, whose protein sequence is MRLGLNLGYWGLGNDADNLALAREADALGYDVAWVAEAYGSDAATVLTWVAAQTERIDVGSAVFQIPARTPAMTAMTAATLDTLSGGRFRLGLGVSGPQVSEGWHGVRFDKPLGRTREYAEIVRQALRRETLRYDGEHFTLPLPDGPGKAIKLTVHPVRAQIPLYLAAVGPKNLELTGEIADGWLGIFFSPEQAEVSMGPLRAGRERGGRATGEDVMTGFDVVPTVPVVFGDDVAACAAPVRGYTALYLGGMGSRDKNFYNQLAVRMGYEEAAATVQDLFLERKHREAAEAVPHELIDSTALIGPPERVRDRLAAYAEAGVTTLTVSAFDATLDQRLHTIRTMAEVLDASGLGA, encoded by the coding sequence ATGCGCCTCGGGCTCAACCTCGGCTACTGGGGGCTGGGCAACGACGCCGACAACCTCGCGCTGGCCCGCGAAGCCGATGCGCTCGGCTACGACGTGGCCTGGGTCGCCGAGGCGTACGGTTCGGACGCCGCCACCGTCCTGACCTGGGTCGCCGCCCAGACCGAGCGGATCGACGTCGGCAGCGCGGTGTTCCAGATCCCCGCCCGCACCCCGGCGATGACCGCGATGACCGCCGCGACGCTGGACACGCTGAGCGGCGGGCGGTTCCGGCTGGGGCTCGGCGTCTCCGGCCCGCAGGTCTCCGAGGGCTGGCACGGCGTCCGCTTCGACAAACCGCTCGGCCGGACCCGCGAGTACGCCGAGATCGTCCGCCAGGCCCTGCGACGCGAGACGCTGCGCTACGACGGGGAGCACTTCACGCTCCCGCTGCCGGACGGCCCGGGCAAGGCCATCAAGCTGACGGTGCACCCGGTGCGGGCGCAGATCCCGCTCTACCTGGCGGCGGTCGGCCCGAAGAACCTCGAGCTGACCGGTGAGATCGCGGACGGCTGGCTGGGCATCTTCTTCAGCCCCGAGCAGGCCGAGGTCTCGATGGGGCCCCTGCGCGCCGGTCGCGAGCGCGGCGGCCGGGCGACGGGCGAGGACGTCATGACCGGCTTCGACGTGGTGCCGACGGTCCCCGTGGTCTTCGGCGACGACGTGGCGGCCTGCGCGGCACCCGTTCGTGGCTACACGGCCCTGTACCTGGGCGGGATGGGCAGCCGGGACAAGAACTTCTACAACCAGCTCGCCGTGCGGATGGGCTACGAGGAGGCGGCCGCGACGGTGCAGGACCTCTTTTTGGAACGCAAGCACCGGGAGGCTGCGGAGGCCGTGCCGCACGAGCTGATCGACAGCACCGCACTCATCGGCCCGCCGGAGCGGGTGCGCGACCGGCTCGCCGCGTACGCGGAGGCGGGCGTCACCACGCTGACCGTGTCGGCCTTCGACGCGACCCTCGACCAGCGTCTGCACACGATCCGCACGATGGCGGAGGTCCTGGACGCCTCCGGTCTGGGAGCCTGA
- a CDS encoding aldo/keto reductase, whose product MEQRYVGTSGLKVSRLALGTMTWGRDTDEHESRDQLAAFLEAGGTFVDTAAGYGDGAAEEVLGALLPDLAAREDVVICTKAGISRRSGERVVDTSRRAMLSALDGSLTRLGTDHVDLWLAHTWSDEVPLEETLSALELAVSSGRARYVGVSNYAGWQGARAATLAQLRGAGALVTNQVEYSLLARAVEDEVVPSAAALGLGLMAWSPLGRGVLTGKYRTGTPADSRAASPHFASFVERYLDDRARRIVDAVVTAADGLGCSPAEIALAWVRDQPGVVAPVVGARTAAQLRGTLTSEDVVLPRQIRDALDEVSA is encoded by the coding sequence ATGGAGCAGCGGTACGTCGGGACGTCGGGGCTGAAGGTCTCCCGGCTGGCCCTCGGCACGATGACCTGGGGTCGGGACACCGACGAGCACGAGTCGCGGGACCAGCTGGCGGCTTTCCTGGAGGCCGGCGGGACCTTCGTGGACACCGCCGCCGGGTACGGCGACGGGGCCGCCGAGGAGGTGCTGGGCGCACTGCTGCCGGACCTCGCCGCGCGCGAGGACGTCGTGATCTGCACGAAGGCGGGCATCTCTCGTCGCTCGGGTGAGCGGGTCGTGGATACCTCGCGCCGGGCCATGCTGTCCGCGCTGGACGGCTCGTTGACCCGGCTCGGCACCGACCACGTCGACCTGTGGCTGGCGCACACGTGGAGCGACGAGGTGCCGCTCGAGGAGACGTTGTCCGCTCTGGAGCTCGCGGTGTCCAGCGGTCGGGCCCGCTACGTCGGGGTGTCCAACTACGCCGGCTGGCAGGGCGCCCGCGCCGCCACCCTGGCCCAGCTGCGCGGCGCGGGGGCCCTGGTGACCAACCAGGTCGAGTACTCGCTGCTGGCCCGCGCCGTCGAGGACGAGGTCGTGCCCTCGGCCGCCGCCCTGGGTTTGGGCCTGATGGCCTGGTCCCCGCTGGGCCGGGGCGTGCTGACCGGCAAGTACCGCACGGGCACGCCGGCGGACTCGCGCGCCGCCTCACCGCACTTCGCCTCGTTCGTCGAGCGCTACCTGGACGACCGGGCCCGGCGCATCGTCGACGCCGTCGTCACGGCGGCCGACGGGCTCGGCTGCTCCCCCGCGGAGATCGCGCTCGCCTGGGTCCGGGATCAGCCGGGGGTCGTCGCACCGGTGGTCGGCGCCCGGACGGCGGCGCAGCTGCGCGGGACCCTGACGAGCGAGGACGTCGTCCTACCCCGGCAGATCCGGGACGCGCTGGACGAGGTCTCGGCCTAG
- a CDS encoding DUF5703 family protein gives MIEYEYRVIRVPARVTRAEAKALLVEHAEYGRWELARVRLLQGGARTVWLRRRIIRVRRTA, from the coding sequence ATGATCGAGTACGAGTACCGGGTGATCCGCGTGCCGGCCCGCGTCACCCGCGCCGAGGCGAAGGCCCTGCTGGTGGAGCACGCCGAGTACGGGCGGTGGGAGCTTGCGCGGGTGCGCCTGCTCCAGGGCGGCGCGCGCACGGTCTGGCTGCGCCGCCGCATCATCCGGGTCCGGCGGACGGCCTAG
- a CDS encoding amino acid permease, with amino-acid sequence MKLTRTKSVEQSIKETDEPEHKLKKSLSAWDLTVFGVGVIIGTGIFVLTGKQAALNAGPAVVISFILAAIACGLAAMCYAEFASTVPVAGSAYTFSYATLGELVAWIIGWDLVLELGLGAAVVARGWSAYLQNLFDLPTWLAGDDAIPDFGAIFIVAVLAVVAVVGTKLSGRVTGVLVVIKIAVVLLVIVVGAFYIKTANYHPFIPPSKPKSEEVSGLTQPLIQALFGLEPTSFGIFGVVAAASVVFFAYIGFDIVATAAEETRNPKRDMPRGIIGSLVICTVLYVLVSLVITGMVKYDQLDSAAPLAEAFKLNGVTWASKLISLGAVCGITTVILVLMLGQSRVLFAMSRDGLLPRKLAKVHPTFGTPYVITIITAACIAALAAFVDLEKLSEMVSIGTLFAFVVVSAGVIILRRTRPDLERSFKTPGVPWLPVLAILACVWLMLNLPVETWLRFIVWMVIGFVIYFVYGASHSRVGMRAASGEGEATAESAAADRRKSVGDND; translated from the coding sequence ATGAAGCTGACGCGCACCAAGTCCGTCGAGCAGTCGATCAAGGAGACGGACGAGCCGGAGCACAAGCTCAAGAAGAGCCTGTCCGCCTGGGACCTGACGGTCTTCGGCGTCGGCGTGATCATCGGCACGGGCATCTTCGTGCTGACCGGCAAGCAGGCCGCGTTGAACGCCGGCCCGGCCGTGGTCATCTCGTTCATCCTCGCCGCGATCGCCTGTGGCCTCGCGGCCATGTGCTACGCCGAGTTCGCGTCGACGGTCCCGGTAGCCGGAAGCGCCTACACGTTCTCCTACGCGACGCTCGGTGAGCTGGTCGCCTGGATCATCGGCTGGGACCTGGTGCTGGAGCTCGGTCTGGGCGCGGCCGTGGTGGCCCGTGGTTGGTCCGCGTACCTGCAGAACCTGTTCGACCTGCCGACCTGGCTGGCCGGCGACGACGCCATCCCCGACTTCGGCGCGATCTTCATCGTCGCCGTGCTGGCGGTCGTGGCGGTCGTCGGGACCAAGCTGTCCGGGCGGGTCACCGGCGTGCTGGTGGTCATCAAGATCGCGGTGGTGCTGCTGGTCATCGTGGTCGGCGCCTTCTACATCAAGACCGCGAACTACCACCCGTTCATCCCCCCGTCGAAGCCGAAGTCCGAGGAGGTCAGCGGGCTCACCCAGCCGTTGATCCAGGCGCTGTTCGGGCTGGAGCCGACGTCCTTCGGCATCTTCGGTGTGGTCGCGGCGGCGTCCGTGGTCTTCTTCGCGTACATCGGCTTCGACATCGTCGCGACGGCTGCCGAGGAGACGCGGAACCCCAAGCGCGACATGCCGCGCGGCATCATCGGCTCGCTGGTCATCTGCACCGTGCTGTACGTGCTCGTCAGCCTGGTGATCACCGGCATGGTCAAGTACGACCAGCTGGACTCGGCGGCACCACTCGCCGAGGCGTTCAAGCTCAACGGCGTCACGTGGGCCTCCAAGCTCATCTCGCTGGGGGCGGTCTGCGGCATCACCACCGTGATCCTGGTCCTGATGCTCGGCCAGAGCCGCGTGCTGTTCGCGATGTCCCGCGACGGGCTGCTGCCGCGCAAGCTGGCCAAGGTGCACCCGACGTTCGGCACGCCGTACGTGATCACGATCATCACGGCCGCGTGCATCGCCGCCCTGGCCGCCTTCGTGGACCTGGAGAAGCTGTCCGAGATGGTCAGCATCGGGACGCTGTTCGCGTTCGTGGTGGTCTCGGCCGGCGTGATCATCCTGCGCCGCACCAGGCCCGACCTCGAGCGGTCGTTCAAGACGCCGGGCGTGCCGTGGCTGCCGGTCCTGGCGATCCTGGCCTGCGTGTGGCTGATGCTCAACCTGCCGGTCGAGACGTGGCTGCGGTTCATCGTCTGGATGGTCATCGGCTTCGTCATCTACTTCGTCTACGGCGCCTCGCACAGCCGGGTGGGCATGCGTGCGGCGAGCGGCGAGGGTGAGGCGACGGCCGAGAGCGCCGCGGCCGACCGACGGAAGTCCGTGGGAGACAACGACTGA
- a CDS encoding M20/M25/M40 family metallo-hydrolase, producing MTETSQTPAAQDPSDQAVAEVADLCRDLLRIDTSNYGDGSGPGERAAAEHVMGLLTDVGLDPELVESEPGRSTVVVRVEGEAAGTRDRGALMVHGHLDVVPADADDWQVDPFAGEEQGGCLWGRGAVDMKDMDAMMLAVLRDLARTGRKPPRDLVFAFFADEEAGGVLGSHWLVEHRRDLLEGVTEAISEVGGYSVTVDGRNGDPVRLYLLQTAEKGITWLRLVAQGRAGHGSQIATDNAVTRLGAAVARIGAHDWPIEITPTVREFLDGVTEITGVELDPNDPSELLASLGTVARFVGATFQDTANPTMLKAGYKHNVIPQTAEAFVDCRFLPGHEESLLATVRELAGEHVDVHVHHRDNALDTTFDGRLVDRMVAALQAEDPGAPVLPYCLSGGTDNKALGTIGIRGFGFAPLQLPADLDFPAMFHGVDERVPLQALTFGTRVLDRLLRTC from the coding sequence GTGACCGAGACCTCGCAGACCCCCGCCGCGCAGGACCCCAGCGACCAGGCCGTCGCCGAGGTCGCGGACCTGTGCCGCGACCTGCTGCGCATCGACACCAGCAACTACGGAGACGGGTCGGGGCCGGGGGAGCGGGCCGCGGCCGAGCACGTGATGGGCCTGCTGACCGACGTCGGACTCGACCCGGAGCTGGTCGAGAGCGAGCCCGGCCGCTCCACGGTCGTCGTCCGGGTCGAGGGCGAGGCAGCGGGCACCCGGGACCGTGGCGCGCTGATGGTCCACGGCCACCTGGACGTCGTCCCCGCCGACGCGGACGACTGGCAGGTCGACCCGTTCGCCGGGGAGGAGCAGGGCGGCTGCCTGTGGGGCCGTGGCGCGGTGGACATGAAGGACATGGACGCGATGATGCTCGCGGTCCTGCGGGACCTGGCCCGGACCGGCCGCAAGCCCCCACGCGACCTGGTGTTCGCCTTCTTCGCCGACGAGGAGGCGGGTGGCGTCCTCGGCAGCCACTGGCTGGTCGAGCACCGTCGCGACCTGCTGGAGGGCGTCACCGAGGCGATCAGCGAGGTCGGGGGCTACTCGGTGACGGTCGACGGCAGGAACGGCGACCCGGTGCGGCTCTACCTGCTGCAGACGGCGGAGAAGGGCATCACCTGGCTGCGGCTGGTGGCGCAGGGTCGGGCCGGGCACGGCTCGCAGATCGCCACCGACAACGCGGTGACCCGGTTGGGCGCGGCCGTCGCCCGGATCGGCGCGCACGACTGGCCGATCGAGATCACCCCGACGGTGCGCGAGTTCCTGGACGGCGTGACCGAGATCACCGGAGTCGAGCTCGACCCCAACGACCCGTCGGAGCTGCTGGCCAGCCTCGGCACGGTGGCCCGGTTCGTGGGCGCCACCTTCCAGGACACCGCGAACCCGACGATGCTCAAGGCCGGCTACAAGCACAACGTGATCCCGCAGACCGCCGAGGCCTTCGTGGACTGCCGGTTCCTGCCCGGGCACGAGGAGTCCCTGCTGGCCACGGTCCGCGAGCTGGCGGGGGAGCACGTCGACGTCCACGTCCACCACCGCGACAATGCCTTGGACACCACGTTCGACGGGCGCCTGGTGGACCGCATGGTCGCCGCGCTGCAGGCCGAGGATCCCGGCGCGCCGGTGCTGCCCTACTGCCTGTCCGGCGGTACGGACAACAAGGCACTGGGCACCATCGGCATCCGGGGCTTCGGCTTCGCGCCGCTGCAGCTGCCCGCTGACCTGGACTTCCCCGCCATGTTCCACGGGGTCGACGAGCGGGTACCGCTCCAAGCCCTGACCTTCGGCACCCGCGTCCTCGACCGGCTGCTGCGCACCTGCTGA
- a CDS encoding DUF5995 family protein: protein MSAPVATVQDVIVRLQGIDHDLPARDGAAVFNHMYLTVTEQVAEGLAGAPVFRDPAFMAQLDVTFASLWLAAYDAPADAVPKAWAPLFERRHDDAVLAIQFALAGMNAHIAHDLPVALVATCRRLDRSPDDADVHADYEKVNELLAACESEIRRSFLTEVGQALDHRLGPVVHLIDSWNIDKARDVAWVNALAMWEMRRVGSLARRYVAALAGTVGMASRCLLTPVDRI from the coding sequence ATGAGCGCACCTGTGGCGACCGTCCAGGATGTGATCGTGCGACTCCAGGGCATCGACCACGACCTGCCTGCCCGGGACGGCGCGGCGGTGTTCAACCACATGTACCTGACGGTGACCGAGCAGGTGGCCGAGGGCCTCGCCGGCGCGCCGGTCTTTCGGGACCCGGCGTTCATGGCCCAGCTCGACGTCACGTTCGCGTCCCTGTGGCTCGCGGCGTACGACGCGCCCGCGGACGCCGTGCCGAAGGCGTGGGCGCCGCTGTTCGAGCGGCGACACGACGACGCGGTGCTGGCCATCCAGTTCGCCCTCGCCGGGATGAACGCGCACATCGCCCACGACCTGCCCGTCGCCCTCGTCGCCACCTGCCGCCGGCTGGACAGGTCGCCGGACGACGCCGACGTGCACGCGGACTACGAGAAGGTCAACGAGCTGCTCGCCGCCTGCGAGTCCGAGATCCGCCGGTCCTTCCTCACCGAGGTCGGGCAGGCGCTGGACCACCGCCTCGGCCCCGTCGTGCACCTCATCGACTCGTGGAACATCGACAAGGCCCGTGACGTGGCCTGGGTCAACGCCCTCGCCATGTGGGAGATGCGTCGAGTGGGGTCGCTGGCCCGGCGCTACGTCGCGGCGCTGGCTGGCACCGTGGGCATGGCGTCACGGTGCCTGCTGACGCCGGTCGACCGGATCTGA
- a CDS encoding acyl-CoA dehydrogenase family protein yields the protein MSDLTPGLTTALDTDLYLLDERLTADDRAVRDRVRAYVDDAVLPVINGYWERAEFPFELVQGLAALNVSGLSIEGYGCPGLSRLAAGLVSLELSRGDGSLNTFAGVHSGLAMGSIHLLGSEEQRQRWLPDMARLELVGAFGLTEPDHGSDSVALGTTARREGDYWVIDGRKRWIGNASFADLVIVWARDEADGEVKGFVVERTDGEDPPGYSTELITGKIGKRAVWQPDVRLDGVRVPDENRLAGASSFDDVNRVLTATRGGVAWECLGHAIACYEIALTYAQEREQFGQPIGSFQLVQMKLAEMLTAVTHLQLLCFRMAELQDRDRLTAAMASMAKLTSARMARQVTFDARDVLGGNGVLLDYHVARHMTDMEVVYTYEGTDSMQALILGREATGLSAFT from the coding sequence GTGAGCGACCTGACGCCCGGCCTGACGACCGCCCTGGACACCGACCTCTACCTGCTGGACGAGCGGCTGACCGCCGACGACCGCGCGGTGCGCGACCGCGTCCGGGCGTACGTCGACGACGCGGTGCTGCCGGTCATCAACGGCTACTGGGAGCGGGCGGAGTTCCCCTTCGAGCTGGTCCAGGGGCTGGCGGCGCTCAACGTGTCGGGGCTGTCCATCGAGGGCTACGGCTGCCCGGGGCTCAGCCGGCTCGCCGCGGGCCTGGTCAGTCTCGAGCTGTCCCGCGGTGACGGGAGCCTGAACACGTTCGCCGGGGTGCACTCCGGGCTCGCGATGGGGTCGATCCACCTGCTGGGCAGTGAGGAGCAGCGGCAACGGTGGCTACCCGACATGGCCCGGCTCGAGCTCGTCGGCGCGTTCGGCCTGACCGAGCCGGACCACGGATCGGATTCAGTGGCCTTGGGCACCACCGCCCGGCGGGAGGGCGACTACTGGGTCATCGACGGACGCAAGCGATGGATCGGGAACGCCTCGTTCGCAGACCTGGTGATCGTATGGGCGAGGGACGAGGCCGACGGCGAGGTCAAGGGCTTCGTCGTCGAGCGGACGGACGGCGAGGACCCGCCGGGCTACTCGACGGAGCTCATCACCGGCAAGATCGGCAAACGTGCGGTCTGGCAGCCCGACGTCCGGCTGGACGGCGTGCGGGTACCGGATGAGAACCGGCTGGCCGGGGCCAGCTCGTTCGACGACGTCAACCGCGTCCTGACGGCGACGCGCGGGGGAGTGGCCTGGGAGTGCCTCGGCCACGCCATCGCCTGCTACGAGATCGCCCTGACGTACGCGCAGGAGCGGGAGCAGTTCGGCCAGCCGATCGGCAGCTTCCAGCTCGTCCAGATGAAGCTGGCCGAGATGCTCACCGCGGTGACGCACCTGCAGCTGCTGTGCTTCCGGATGGCCGAGCTGCAGGACCGGGACCGGCTGACCGCTGCGATGGCGTCGATGGCGAAGCTCACGTCGGCCCGGATGGCCCGGCAGGTGACCTTCGACGCCCGGGACGTGCTGGGCGGCAACGGAGTGCTGCTCGACTACCACGTCGCCCGGCACATGACGGACATGGAGGTCGTCTACACCTACGAAGGGACCGACTCGATGCAGGCGCTGATCCTGGGGCGCGAGGCGACGGGACTGTCCGCCTTCACGTAG
- a CDS encoding SHOCT domain-containing protein, with the protein MPASTMNASFGDGSVLLWMLEFFLFIIWFWLLITIFSDLFRDHETSGAAKAFWVIFVVILPYLGALIYLIARGGGMAERNAKQAAAMQAQVDARIRAAAGSGSGASSAEQIAQAKSLLDSGAISQAEFDALKAKALA; encoded by the coding sequence ATGCCGGCATCCACCATGAACGCGAGCTTCGGCGACGGGAGCGTCCTTCTCTGGATGCTCGAGTTCTTCCTCTTCATCATCTGGTTCTGGCTGCTCATCACGATCTTCTCGGACCTGTTCCGGGACCACGAGACGTCGGGTGCGGCCAAGGCGTTCTGGGTGATCTTCGTCGTGATCCTGCCCTACCTCGGTGCCCTGATCTACCTGATCGCCCGCGGTGGCGGGATGGCTGAGCGCAACGCCAAGCAGGCGGCCGCCATGCAGGCCCAGGTTGATGCGAGGATCCGAGCGGCGGCCGGTTCGGGGTCGGGCGCGAGCTCGGCGGAACAGATCGCGCAGGCGAAGTCGCTGCTGGACAGCGGCGCCATCTCCCAGGCCGAGTTCGACGCGCTGAAGGCCAAGGCACTGGCCTGA
- a CDS encoding ABC transporter ATP-binding protein: MDDVVETRGLQKRFGSVRALDGLDLSVARGEIHGFLGPNGAGKSTTIRVLLGLARADGGTARVFGQDPWADAVELHRRIAYVPGDVSLWPNLSGGEIVDLISRLRGGTSDAAGYAARRRRLLEVFELDPSKRGRAYSKGNRQKVALVAAFATEAELYVLDEPTSGLDPIMETVFNAEVERLAAAGSTVLLSSHILSEVERLCHRVTIVRAGRTAESGTLESLRHLTRTEISFAANGIDPESLAAIDGVQDVTALGGRIALTVDSDTLTTVLPSITGLDVRGLTVNPPSLEELFLRHYGEELAATEHAEGDR; this comes from the coding sequence ATGGACGACGTCGTCGAGACACGGGGTCTGCAGAAGCGTTTCGGGAGCGTGCGCGCACTCGACGGGCTCGACCTGTCCGTGGCGCGCGGTGAGATCCACGGCTTTCTCGGGCCCAACGGGGCCGGCAAGTCCACGACGATCCGGGTCCTGCTCGGACTGGCCCGCGCGGACGGCGGCACCGCGCGGGTGTTCGGCCAGGACCCCTGGGCGGACGCCGTGGAGCTGCACCGGCGGATCGCCTACGTCCCCGGGGACGTCAGCCTGTGGCCGAACCTGTCCGGCGGGGAGATCGTCGACCTGATCAGCCGTCTGCGCGGCGGCACGTCGGACGCGGCCGGGTACGCGGCGCGCCGCCGCAGACTGCTCGAGGTGTTCGAGCTGGACCCGAGCAAGCGGGGTCGGGCCTACTCCAAGGGCAACCGGCAGAAGGTGGCCCTGGTCGCCGCGTTCGCCACCGAGGCCGAGCTGTACGTCCTGGACGAGCCGACCAGCGGCCTGGACCCGATCATGGAGACCGTCTTCAACGCCGAGGTGGAGCGCCTGGCAGCAGCGGGCTCCACGGTCCTGCTGTCCAGCCACATCCTGTCCGAGGTCGAGCGGCTCTGCCATCGGGTGACCATCGTGCGCGCGGGCCGGACCGCCGAGTCGGGCACGCTGGAGTCGTTGCGCCACCTGACTCGCACCGAGATCTCGTTCGCGGCGAACGGGATCGACCCGGAGTCCCTGGCGGCGATCGACGGCGTCCAGGACGTGACCGCCCTGGGCGGCCGGATCGCCCTGACGGTGGACAGCGACACGCTCACCACCGTCCTCCCGTCGATCACGGGGCTGGATGTGCGCGGGCTGACGGTCAACCCGCCATCGCTGGAGGAGCTCTTCCTGCGGCACTACGGCGAGGAGCTCGCCGCCACCGAGCACGCCGAGGGCGACCGTTGA
- a CDS encoding ABC transporter permease — protein MTTFGPLLRQRVRRDRWQLALWVAGTGIMAAFSTSAIAQSYGDDRSRRAIMLLATENPSILMLRGLPAGYGFGAFTFFEIYAFLALLAGLMSTFLAVRHTRAEEESGRADLVTATPAGRTVPLVATLAHGLLANVVLGLVVALGFLSAGLPVTGSFVAGAAVAAAGLAFLGLGLVCAQFLRTSRGANGAAAALVVLAYLLRGLGDSLSRPGADELHRVAAWPSWLSPIGWGQQTGAWTGNALWPLLLSLCFTGACGAGVLVLQERRDTGASLLPSRRGRDRARPALGSPSALAWRLQWPTILGWCVGGAATGLLAGSLTHLVDQVSDADENVVDTLRSMVPGTTQTLTQLLIAAMFGVAGVLAAACAVQVVLRLRQEESAGTAEVLLATPVDRTRWLLDYVVLGVVAVVLVMAATAVAAALALLGSGEDVARVGDAFVAGLAQLPAALLYLGVLALGFVFLPGVVIGLGWGLLALGVALGTFGGMVGAPQWLRDLSPFTHTPVPGAGVASWTGGLWMLALAVAATALAASGMRRRQLRP, from the coding sequence TTGACCACGTTCGGTCCTCTGCTGCGGCAACGGGTGCGCCGGGACCGCTGGCAGCTGGCGCTGTGGGTCGCAGGGACCGGCATCATGGCGGCCTTCTCGACCTCCGCGATCGCCCAGAGCTACGGGGACGACAGGTCTCGGCGGGCGATCATGCTGCTGGCGACGGAGAACCCGTCGATCCTGATGCTGCGCGGCCTGCCGGCCGGCTACGGCTTCGGCGCCTTCACGTTCTTCGAGATCTACGCCTTCCTCGCGCTGCTGGCGGGCCTGATGAGCACCTTCCTCGCCGTGCGGCACACCCGGGCGGAGGAGGAGAGCGGTCGGGCGGACCTGGTGACGGCCACGCCCGCGGGGCGGACCGTGCCCTTGGTGGCGACCCTGGCTCATGGACTGCTGGCGAACGTCGTGCTCGGGCTCGTCGTCGCACTGGGATTCCTCAGCGCTGGCCTGCCGGTCACGGGCTCCTTCGTGGCCGGTGCGGCCGTGGCAGCAGCGGGGCTGGCGTTCCTCGGCCTGGGACTCGTGTGCGCCCAGTTCCTGCGCACGTCGCGCGGCGCCAACGGCGCGGCGGCCGCGCTCGTCGTCCTCGCGTACCTCCTGCGCGGCCTGGGTGACTCGCTGTCTCGGCCGGGCGCCGACGAGCTGCACCGCGTGGCCGCGTGGCCGAGCTGGCTGTCGCCCATCGGGTGGGGACAGCAGACCGGCGCCTGGACCGGGAACGCGCTGTGGCCGCTGCTGCTCAGCCTGTGCTTCACCGGTGCCTGCGGCGCCGGGGTCCTGGTCCTGCAGGAGCGTCGGGACACGGGCGCGAGCCTGCTGCCGTCCCGCCGCGGCCGGGACCGCGCCCGCCCGGCACTTGGCAGTCCGTCCGCCCTGGCCTGGCGCCTGCAGTGGCCGACCATCCTCGGCTGGTGCGTCGGCGGCGCGGCCACGGGGCTCCTGGCGGGATCGTTGACCCACCTGGTGGACCAGGTCTCGGATGCGGACGAGAACGTCGTCGACACCTTGCGCTCGATGGTTCCCGGGACGACGCAGACGCTCACCCAGCTCCTCATCGCGGCCATGTTCGGCGTGGCTGGGGTACTCGCCGCCGCGTGCGCCGTCCAGGTGGTGCTCCGACTGCGCCAGGAGGAGAGCGCCGGCACCGCAGAGGTGCTGCTGGCCACGCCCGTGGACCGGACGCGCTGGCTGCTCGACTACGTCGTGCTGGGCGTCGTCGCGGTCGTCCTCGTGATGGCCGCCACGGCGGTCGCCGCCGCGCTCGCGCTGCTCGGGTCGGGTGAGGACGTGGCCCGCGTGGGCGACGCCTTCGTCGCCGGCCTGGCCCAGCTGCCCGCCGCCCTGCTGTACCTCGGCGTCCTGGCGCTGGGGTTCGTGTTCCTGCCCGGCGTGGTGATCGGGCTGGGCTGGGGACTGCTGGCCCTGGGGGTCGCGCTGGGCACCTTCGGCGGCATGGTCGGTGCCCCGCAGTGGTTGCGCGACCTGTCCCCCTTCACCCACACGCCGGTCCCCGGGGCGGGGGTGGCCAGCTGGACCGGCGGGCTGTGGATGCTCGCTCTGGCCGTCGCGGCGACGGCTTTGGCCGCATCCGGCATGCGTCGGCGCCAGCTCCGCCCGTGA